Proteins encoded together in one Thermomonospora curvata DSM 43183 window:
- a CDS encoding type III pantothenate kinase, producing MLLTIDVGNTNTVLGLFEGDEVIEHWRINTDARRTADEIAVVFQGLISQSPLLTDTDISGIALCSTVPAVLHEMREMCRRYYGDVPAVIVEPGVKTGVPVRMDNPKEVGSDRIVNALAAIHLYGGPAIVVDFGTATTFDAVSAKNEYIGGAIAPGIEISIDALSERGAQLHNVELVRPRHVIAKNTVEALQSGIIFGFAGQVDGLVDRMAEELTDNPDDLTVVATGGLAPLVLDEARCIDVYEPWLTLIGLRLIYERNIGGS from the coding sequence ATGCTGCTCACCATCGACGTCGGCAACACCAACACCGTCCTCGGCCTCTTCGAGGGCGACGAGGTGATCGAGCACTGGCGGATCAACACCGACGCGCGGCGCACCGCCGATGAGATCGCGGTGGTCTTCCAGGGCCTGATCAGCCAGAGTCCACTGCTCACCGACACCGACATCAGCGGCATCGCCCTGTGCTCCACGGTGCCGGCGGTCCTGCACGAGATGCGGGAGATGTGCCGCCGCTACTACGGGGACGTGCCCGCGGTGATCGTGGAGCCCGGCGTCAAGACCGGGGTCCCGGTCCGCATGGACAACCCCAAGGAGGTCGGCTCCGACCGGATCGTCAACGCGCTGGCCGCCATCCACCTGTACGGCGGGCCGGCCATCGTGGTCGACTTCGGCACCGCCACCACCTTCGATGCGGTCTCGGCCAAGAACGAGTACATCGGCGGCGCCATCGCCCCCGGCATCGAGATCTCCATCGACGCGCTGTCGGAGCGCGGCGCCCAGCTGCACAACGTGGAGCTGGTCCGTCCCCGCCACGTGATCGCCAAGAACACCGTGGAGGCCCTGCAGTCGGGCATCATCTTCGGCTTCGCCGGCCAGGTGGACGGCCTGGTGGACCGGATGGCCGAGGAGCTGACCGACAACCCCGACGACCTCACCGTGGTCGCCACCGGCGGGCTGGCCCCGCTGGTGCTGGACGAGGCCCGCTGCATCGACGTCTATGAGCCCTGGCTCACCCTGATCGGGCTGCGCCTGATCTACGAGCGCAACATCGGCGGCAGCTGA
- the nadC gene encoding carboxylating nicotinate-nucleotide diphosphorylase — protein MLPDRPEHERWLIHAGLDPREVQDLARRALAEDGEVDVTSEPIFSPEQTARGVFTARQDGVVAGIPVAAVVCDLLGLTTVPHVQDGERVGAGQALMTVSGSTRGLLRAERVALNLLTHLSGIATLTRRWVDAVAGTGVKIRDTRKTLPGLRALQKYAVRCGGGVNHRMGLHDAALIKDNHVAAAGSVTKAFQAVRAMYPSLHIQVECDTLEQVAEALEAGARSILLDNMSTEQMREAVRLVAGRAELEASGGLTLDRARDAAATGVDYLAVGALTHSAPSFDIGLDFSEPAGT, from the coding sequence ATGCTGCCGGACCGGCCGGAGCACGAACGGTGGCTGATCCACGCCGGGCTCGACCCGCGGGAGGTGCAGGACCTGGCCCGCAGGGCGCTGGCCGAGGACGGCGAGGTGGACGTCACCAGCGAGCCGATCTTCAGCCCCGAGCAGACCGCCCGGGGCGTCTTCACCGCCCGCCAGGACGGGGTGGTGGCCGGGATCCCCGTCGCCGCCGTCGTCTGCGACCTGCTGGGGCTGACCACCGTCCCGCACGTCCAAGACGGTGAGCGCGTCGGCGCCGGGCAGGCGCTGATGACCGTCTCCGGCTCCACCCGCGGCCTGCTGCGGGCCGAGCGGGTGGCGCTGAACCTGCTCACCCACCTGTCGGGCATCGCCACGCTGACCCGGCGGTGGGTGGACGCAGTGGCCGGCACCGGCGTCAAGATCCGCGACACCCGCAAGACGCTGCCCGGCCTGCGCGCCCTGCAAAAGTACGCGGTGCGCTGCGGCGGCGGCGTCAACCACCGGATGGGCCTGCACGACGCCGCGCTGATCAAGGACAACCACGTGGCCGCCGCCGGTTCGGTGACCAAGGCGTTCCAGGCGGTGCGCGCCATGTACCCGTCCCTGCACATCCAGGTGGAGTGCGACACCCTGGAGCAGGTCGCCGAGGCGCTGGAGGCCGGGGCCCGCTCCATCCTGCTGGACAACATGAGCACCGAGCAGATGCGCGAGGCGGTGCGCCTGGTGGCGGGCCGGGCCGAGCTGGAGGCCAGCGGCGGCCTCACTTTGGACCGGGCCCGAGATGCCGCCGCAACCGGTGTGGACTACCTTGCCGTGGGGGCGCTGACGCATTCGGCGCCCTCCTTCGACATCGGCCTTGACTTTTCCGAACCAGCGGGGACCTGA
- a CDS encoding L-aspartate oxidase has product MIPRRLRAPEPGWSVDTEVVVVGSGIAGLVTALAVAERLPGAGRVLLVTKALLEAGSTRWAQGGIAAALAPGDSPEQHLADTLTAGVGLCDETAVRALVTEGPDAVRRLIDRGACFDREDDGTLALTREGGHRRRRIAHAGGDATGAEISRALLAARKQAGIEAIEHALVLDLLRDETGRAAGVTLHVMGEGRRDGVGAVRARAVVLATGGLGQVFSATTNPEVSTGDGVALALRAGAAVTDLEFVQFHPTVLWLGPDAGGQQPLISEAVRGEGAHLIDARGERFMLGRHELAELAPRDVVAKGIMSRMRELGTSHVFLDGRHLGAATWERRFPTILATCRDHGIDPVTEPIPVVPAAHYASGGVRTDAWGRTSVPGLYACGEVACTGVHGANRLASNSLLEGLVFGERIAAAIAGDLDAAPPAGRIGGADEPGGLLDPQVRGRVQRVMTAHVGVLRNAEGLRAAERELAALGERTSREPCLEAWEATNVHTVATAITAAARRRTETRGSHWREDHPDRDDAAWLGHLVTRSVGGRLTTEYEPLR; this is encoded by the coding sequence ATGATCCCTCGACGCCTGCGCGCGCCCGAACCCGGCTGGAGCGTCGACACCGAGGTGGTGGTGGTCGGCTCCGGCATCGCCGGGCTGGTCACCGCCCTGGCCGTCGCCGAGCGCCTGCCGGGGGCGGGCCGGGTGCTGCTGGTCACCAAGGCGCTGCTGGAGGCCGGCTCCACCCGCTGGGCGCAGGGCGGGATCGCCGCCGCCCTCGCCCCCGGCGACAGCCCCGAACAGCACCTGGCCGACACCCTCACCGCCGGGGTGGGACTGTGCGATGAGACCGCCGTCCGCGCCCTGGTCACCGAGGGGCCGGACGCGGTGCGCCGGCTGATCGACCGGGGCGCCTGCTTCGACCGGGAGGACGACGGCACGCTGGCGCTGACCCGCGAGGGCGGCCACCGCCGCCGCCGCATCGCGCACGCCGGCGGGGACGCCACCGGCGCCGAGATCAGCCGCGCCCTGCTGGCCGCCCGCAAACAGGCCGGCATCGAGGCCATCGAGCACGCCCTGGTGCTGGACCTGCTGCGCGATGAGACCGGCCGGGCCGCCGGGGTGACCCTGCACGTCATGGGCGAGGGACGGCGCGACGGCGTCGGCGCCGTCCGCGCCCGGGCGGTGGTGCTGGCCACCGGCGGGCTCGGCCAGGTGTTCTCGGCCACCACCAACCCCGAGGTGTCCACCGGCGACGGGGTGGCGCTGGCGCTGCGCGCCGGCGCCGCCGTCACCGATTTGGAGTTCGTCCAGTTCCACCCGACCGTGCTGTGGCTGGGACCGGACGCCGGCGGGCAGCAGCCGCTGATCTCCGAGGCGGTGCGCGGCGAGGGCGCGCACCTGATCGACGCCCGCGGCGAGCGGTTCATGCTCGGCCGGCACGAGCTGGCCGAGCTGGCCCCCCGGGACGTGGTCGCCAAGGGGATCATGAGCCGGATGCGCGAGCTTGGAACGTCCCATGTCTTCCTGGACGGCCGGCACCTGGGCGCGGCCACCTGGGAACGGCGCTTCCCCACCATCCTGGCCACCTGCCGCGACCACGGCATCGACCCGGTCACCGAGCCGATCCCCGTGGTGCCCGCCGCGCACTACGCCAGCGGCGGCGTCCGCACCGACGCCTGGGGCCGCACCTCGGTGCCCGGCCTGTACGCCTGCGGTGAGGTCGCCTGCACCGGCGTGCACGGCGCCAACCGGCTGGCCTCCAACTCCCTGCTGGAGGGCCTGGTGTTCGGCGAGCGCATCGCCGCCGCCATCGCCGGCGACCTGGATGCGGCCCCGCCCGCCGGCCGCATCGGCGGGGCGGACGAGCCCGGCGGGCTGCTGGACCCGCAGGTGCGGGGCCGGGTGCAGCGCGTCATGACCGCCCACGTGGGGGTGCTGCGCAACGCCGAGGGGCTGCGGGCCGCCGAGCGGGAACTGGCCGCCTTGGGGGAGCGGACGAGCCGGGAGCCCTGCCTGGAGGCGTGGGAGGCCACCAACGTGCACACCGTGGCCACCGCGATCACCGCCGCCGCCCGGCGGCGCACCGAGACCCGCGGCAGCCACTGGCGGGAGGACCACCCCGACCGCGACGACGCCGCCTGGCTGGGGCACCTGGTGACCCGGTCGGTCGGCGGGCGGCTGACCACCGAGTACGAGCCGCTGCGCTGA